The following nucleotide sequence is from Echeneis naucrates chromosome 17, fEcheNa1.1, whole genome shotgun sequence.
TAAAGTAAGGTAATTGTCTTCTGCCGTAGTAATGATaatgatttttatttccttatttaaCTGCTGGTCAGAAAAGGTATTTCCTTGAATGGAGCATCTATTAAATGTTGGCAAATACGAGTAACTATCgtattttttaagtttaaagttGAAATGTGAAGTCCAGCCAGCAGCCTACTTTCTGACCTTGATGACAGCCAGCACTGAGAAGTCTGCAGTGACAGGTGCTCTCCTGTACAGCTCTGACTGACAAGAGGTGATTTGAAGACAACTTCTGCTTCTAGGCAACAATAggctgcaatttcccagtctgggataaataaagcatctatctatctatctatctatctatctaggcTCTGTTCCTAATATTAATGCCCCATTAGGACTATGGGAATCTGTTGTGTTAGCCTGCCACATTGTCCTTGACTTGGAGGAGGCTCTACTGAGCAATCTTCTATTatattgtaaaatgaaaacatgtctcGGCCTTCTACCTTGGCATGTACTACAGCTCTACGCCCACGTGTGTAGGCTAAACTTAGACCTTTCAGTTTAAGTGCTGAAAGATTCCTCCTAACAACATATAGCCCCATTGGTGATAACAGCATCCGCAATGTATCAGCTTCAATGTATGCAATGCAATGTATTAAGTTTCTGTAAAGACAACAGTGCAGAGCATACAGTAGGAGAGACTATGATCAAcattttggggggaaaaagtgaGAATTAACTTTATGTCTCTTAAAGCAGGCAACCGGATTGATGGGGTTTTCCATGCCGTGTAATACAGAGAGGCTCAAAACCAAAATTTAAACAACTGACAGAAATGTATGTggtgtaataataaataataaaaatgaataataaatgaataataaatattcatACTTTAACTTTTTGAGAATatgcattgttttgttaaatgaaaaatggaacTTTATTTATTAAAGCTACCATAAAAGGGTGCTATGATCAGTATTCTTATATCAATAATGTATCAGATTTCTATGTgtatgtgaaaaatgtcactcATGAGAAACAGTTAGCAGCTGTTAGTTATCAAATTAAATAGCAGCTGTCACTACTGTCAATAGCCAGATAATAGCATTGGAAGCAAGTTTTATGAGTTGAAATTCATTTTCTCAAACGTGCCTGTTCGAACATCCTATATGATAAACTTAGCCCGTGTGCAACCAGCCAGACTAGGTGTGTAATTTCGTACAGCTACAACATGTGACTTGGACACCCACGTAGTCATCTGAGCTTTCACACCTCAGCTTGTGAAAATGTCTGCACTCCTGTATGCAGTTTGCAGaatttttgctcttttcagCTGGCCATCAGAGAGAGTGTGAACGATAGAAGATAAAATTCTCTGTAGGGTCATTTgatgttgtttgtctgtttattgcATAGCTGACATTGTTTGGGTTTGTGGCTCGGTGGCTGCGGTGTCTCAAGAGTTCTGAGAACTGCCACAGAGGCTGGTGGTCAGGGgaagggagagagtgagggagacgGGGGAGAGATGAGGTGAGGGAGGAATGgagaaacactgacactgagTGAGGAAGGGGAAGCAATGAGCACACGCAGGAAAAAGCCATAGAGCCATGTTCAAACActaaaatgaaacagaggagagtTAAAGGAAGTTAGATACAGAACAGCAAAAGTAAACCAAAGATCTGAAACAAGACTGGGGACTTAGAATGAGGCAAGGAGAGTGTGGGAAGGGAGGAAAGTAGTGAGTCAGAACAATGGTTGTCTGTATTTATGTCTGTAGGAGTATATGTTGCCCTGCTGGCCAGTGCTGCTGGGCTGAACTGTCTCAAGCTATTTTCAGCTCTTGTGCTGGATGGAAGGGCTGTAATCAAGTGAACATCAGGCCTGCCGCTGCCTGGTGCATGGAAAAACCTagcagagagagtgtgagaaaaaaaaaaatgtctgcgaGAACAAGCGAGTTAGAGGAAAGAATAGCGAGAGGAAACACTTGAGTGTAATTGGGAGTTTAGCGTCTTGTGGTCTgtgctgtgtgagagagaatgaaTAGGAATGAGCTTGTGAACGGAGAACAAAAAAATGGATTATTGTTGTTCCATCTGGTCATAAAATGTAGATTGAGTATCCCACAAAATATACCGCAGCTATACCTCAAGTGAATGTCATTGCCAAAATTCGTCAGTTGTACTTCCAGAAATTGGGACTGTGTCCACTATATTATTGGAAAACCACACACTAACCACTTCCGCCACTCGTAAAAATGTCCAAACGTGTTTGTCATGTGTGGCTGACTCAGAGCATTCCTGTGTTTTTGATTTCGTTTTGTTTGATTCCAAAGGTACAACCAGATAATGTGACAGCAAATTGCTCGGAGgactgaaaagaggaaaatgatggaTGGACAAAATGGTAAAATTAAATCTGTAAATGACTGAAATCTACTAAACCTATTATTTAAAACGAATGCTTAATTATTGCTTGAATGTTTACAGGAAGTGTCACAGTACGTAAAACATCCCAGAATGGAATTAAGGGGAAGCCGCCTTACTCAGTGGAAACCCCGTATGGCTTCCGGCTTGACCTGGACTTCCTGAAATATGTAGATGACATAGAGAAAGGCAACACCATCAAACGAGTCCCGATCCAACGGCGGAGCAAGGGCCCCCGGGCAAGCACTCTTCCCAGGCACCTCAACCCTTCTGGGTTCGGCTACCGCCCAAGTCTGTGGGGATCCACAGGAGCTCTTGGCCCCAGATCTCGGCTGTCAGACGCCCATCACCATGGCTACACGAGTTCGGCCTACGATCAGAGGTCATCCCTTTCTTCAACTGGGCTCAAATCTTTGGCAGAGATGGAGGCACGAATCAAGGAGTTTGATGAGCAACCTCTTGGTGAGCACATCAGACCTCATCTCCTGCGTGCCTCCAGTCTGCCTCTCACAGTGTTACTAAGACAAGGCTCAGAGTCCACGGATGAACACGGCAGCCCGCGGACTTCTAGAGATCACCTTGGAGGAAGGAATACCTcttgtgaagatgttttttaCTCCTCAGATAGCCCTCGACCCCAGGACGGCTCAGGACTGTTGAGGCGTCTGACCGAGGCCCTTGAGCGTGTGGGGGAGCTGGAAATGGAGGTGAGGGTGATTCCAGAGCTCAGGGCTCAAATCTGCATCCtccaggaggagagggaaagactCCGGCTGGGCCTGAACCCAAATGTCCATTCCACTTTGATGAATGGAACCAACAAGCTACAAACCTTGTCCTCCTATGGCACAGAGGATATCAAAAGGCCTCGCCATGAAAGTCATGTAATATTTCCTGAGAATCAAAACGTCAGTCGAGACGACTCAAATCAAAAACACGAGTGGAGGACTAGTACAGATCTGGATGAGCTGCTTACTGTGACATCCCTGCAGGCTAAGGTAGCTGTGCTGGAGCAGAAGCTCCATGAAACTGGCCTGGAACTCCAGAAGGCTTTAGGTCTGCTGAGGGAACAGCAGGAAGAAGGCCGAAGCAAAGACGAAAAGATGGAGCGCCTAATCAGGAATCCAGGGGTGTGGGTGCGGGCAGAGAGGGTGGTGGTAGACCAAGACGGAGATCAGACAGCGGTGAGAGCTATGGAACCAGCTTCTATTAAAGGGGCTTCCCTGACAAACCCAGATTCATTCGGTGGTGCTAGAACTGGCACCAGTAATGGACAGAGGGGTCGACAACTACACCCTGTGGCTGAGTCCATGTCGACTGAAAGTCCACCGGTCTCACCGGCTGAACCTGGAGAGGCTTCAGCTGAGGACACAGCCGTGGCCATCCACCACATAAAGAAACTCAAAAGGCTCCTGGATCAGCAGTGGGAGTGTTTGTGCGCGGACAGGGAGTCCACAGAGGAGGGCGAACCTCTAAAGCACCCAGACCCTAAAGTCAACTCCCTGCAGCAGGAGATGATGGGACTTGTTAACATCCTCGCTTCCTGCTACACCCAGCAGGGACGCAGCGATGGAGAACGCCTTCAACAAGGAGGTACAGGAGTCCACTCTTCATTACATCAGCATTACATAGTAACATATGACTGTGAGTGATGcacactgaggaaaaaacatGGCTATATTTCTAAGACACTAGTAATTGTTGCCCTCTGTCTACATTTCAACCACAAGAGTCGGCGAAAAGCTAATTCTGTAGCACTAACCAGGAAATGATTGACTAAAACATATTTCGACTTCATGCAGGCTTTGGTTGCCACAGATTATTTTCAGGATTGGTTGCTAAAGCAAAGCACGCCCATATGATACAATGACAAACTTCAATACTAAAACTGCGGTTTGGTTAAGCAGAAATCAGAAGACTGAACACTGTAGTTTGACTTCACTGCTATTATTTGTAGGTAAAATTAGAAAGTCAtctataaatgataaatattgaGCCGTAACTTTGTTGTAATTAGCTGGAGCACATGAGTGATTGGCTCTAGTTAGTTCTCACAAAGACTGGTCATATATTTCAGCTGCGTTTCTCTTGTTTTAGAATAATGCCATTTAAATTGTCATATTTTCCAGcatgaaaaactaaaacagcagatgtggatgtggatgtaTTTAACTGACAGACCCTTTAAATCTCATCTCATTTTTGCACCTTAATatcaaaaactgtaaatattaaGCATTCCTTGACCTCAACACTGGTTTAACACTGACATGactattttttaaatattttgaaactTTCATCTTTCAAACCATAAATGAAACCTTTAAAACTTAACCTTAAGATCAGCCTTGAATTTTTGTTAGGAATGTTATTAAAACACCAAAGACGATGAACAGTGCTGCTATTGGCTTTACATTAAAAGGAGCCCGAAAGGAGACGATTTCATAGGGTTTTTCAAATGAGTCTGAAGTTATTGTGACTAAAATTGGAGCCATTGCCGCATATTCAACACTAACAGCTGTATCAACACAGGAATAAGAGTGAGTCGATGAGTTGTTGAAAAGCCTCTCATTTCAATTCCAATGAAGAAATGTCTTAAAACGGTTGGGGGATGTGTTTGAAGTCATATACTAAATTTgtcacacagcacagaaataaataaaataaaaggaattttGGCACAAATTGTAAgttggaaatgaaaaaccaTCCAATGAGCTTTCCTACGATCTTAGGAAATGAAATTAGGGACTCACCGTGTACTTAGTATGTATAAGGTTATGGCAGTTTTTtggcgtttttgtttttggtactTGACAAATGGAGGACTCACAGTTTTTGTGAAGACACTGTTGTGTCCACAGGtataacaataaaatcaaagcaCCTTCAAAATGTTGTTGTTCAGCTGTGGGTAACTATTTCCTATCATGTCATCTGTGTCTGCCTCCCTCCCTGCAGCCACTAAATCCATCAAGAAGACAGATGGATGCACCAGGACGTCAAAGAAACTTTATGGCTCTAATGAAGGGTTAGTAAATAGCGCTGACTGATTTTAGTGAACGTAAAATCGATGATTATTGGTTACGTGACTTTACTAAAAGGTCTTTAAAGTGACTTTTGGATGGCTCGGACTGAGAAAAATATCCGAATTTAAATCTGAAAGATACCCCTCCCTCTGAAGCCCAGACTCTCGTATTGCAGGTTGACGGTGTCACAGCAAACGTTTTctattttccaaaaaagagTGATTTGTTACTCATCCTTACAGAAAGCCACCAGGACAGATAAGAATGTGCGTTATGGCTCAGTACAACAATACACAGCAGAGATGGCTGAAATAATTGGATgaattttcttcctctttcaggcatcacatttaatttgatttgactgttcTTTCAGCCTTTGAAGCCTGATATGCTGAACATGAATAATGCATCAGAAATCTCCAAATTCTTGTTCCTAAATAAGACATTGCAGCAAAAAAAGATTGATTGGCATTAATGTTGTTTCCCGATGCTGCTAATCTCAACATGAATTGAAATCACTGAGGTTTCTGAGAGatttaatcagttttgtttttcttaaatctCAGTGTGAGACATCTCAAAATTCAATACTGACAGTTATATACGTGTATTTTCCTgcctcatttctctttctttctaaGGAGCGGAAACCTGCAAGGGCAGGACGATGTGAACCAGAGAGCTTGTGGTAACTTtgagcagagggagagcagcacCAGCCCTGCAGAGATGGCTGCTGCCCAGGTGGACTTAGACCCAAAGAAGAGGCAGATGGAGGGAGTGTGGCGAACGagcccagacagacagatgacatCGGGAGGAACAGGATCCGGGACAGATGGAGGAGTTGTGCCTGTAGAAGCTGACACTCCAGAGAAAATGTCCAAGACAAAACCAAAGCTCCCAGGAGAGCAGATGGAGAGGTGTTCTGGCTCAGAAGCAACCACAGGGGGCAGGTGAGAGGACCAAAACAAAAGCCTTAGAAAGAGTATTGTGATGGTTATAGAGGCTATAGAGGAATAGCACTAATAACAAATGTGGAGAATATGGGATTATATTCCTGAGGATTTTCGGCACATTTCCCTTATTGCCTCTTGGTAAAACTCATCGGACACTCTCTCTTCTTTTAGGGAGACTGTGAGTGCAGATTTCATGGCTGCCTGTCAGTTTCTCAGCGACCACATGGACAACATGGACAACCCCAATGATGATGTGGTACATAACTTTTAACCAAACACCACACTTTTAGTTCGATCTGTCAACACTTCTACATAAACGTTGGATATTCATAAGAACAAATTTTGGCTTTATAGCCTGAAACCtcgctgttttttttcctcttctacTGCTATATTCAACTGCGTGTGGTGAACTTGGTGAAAGGATGGTAATGGTTTTGCTATAGATTtgatgttgggttttttttttttctatgaagtGTGCTTTCTTTTCTTGAACATCTGCCCAATAAATCCTGATGTCATACATATTAGTTAGCAACTAAAGTTCTCTGTAAGAGTATCCCTTTGTGTTTTCCAGAGGAAGGCCCTGGTCGTGTTGTTCCATCACTGGTTCAGCACGGCTGCAGAAGAGACCTCAATGGCCAGCAGGGTGGCTGTGTACCTCAGAGAGGTGAAGAAAGTCACACCTTCACTGCTGGCTTTCCTTGTCAACCTGGCTGACGACAATGGCAACACAGTGCTGCATTATAGCGTGTCCCACTGCAATTACAGCATCGTCAGTCTTCTACTGGATACAGGTGATACACCTATAGTACCAGTGTTATCAGAGTTATTGTACGGCAGAGCAGCAAGCttataaatatcaaatatctcTCTACTAAAGGTGTGGGTGATGTGAACCTTCAGAACAATGCTGGCTACACACCAGTGATGCTGGCCTCACTGACGGCCCCTGATGGCCCAGGTGGAATGGAAGTGGTCCGCAAGATAATGGAGCTGGGCAACATTAACATTCGCTCCAGACAGGTAATGCTCACAGAGCAAACAGCAGGTATTTCAAAAGGATGGACTTACGGAccgaaaataaaaaatatcagtgtGCATGCGATTATAAAATACTTGAGTTAATAATGTGTTGGTTCTGAAAGCAGTTGTTGAAAGGCTGAAAAATAACTTTGAGCTTTAAACAGAATAATCAAATATCATTCACTCCATTATAGAAGAGATGCTCAGAGACTAAAATAACGGTAAATTTCTCAGTTCTGTCTCTTGTAAGTTCTCATACTGAATGAGAGTATGATACTAAGCTGCGTTAATCTAAAGACCAGACCtatctcctgtcctctctccctctgcgCACAGACTGGCCAAACAGCACTGCACCTAGCAGTGAGACACGGCCGAGTTGTGATGGTTCGCTTGCTGCTGAGCTGCGGAGTTGATGCAAACGTTCAGGATAGTGAGGGAACCACGGCGCTGATGTTTGCATCCGAGAGAGGCCACACACACATCGCCAGGCTGTTGCTGGAGAGGAGCCAGTGTGACCTCACCGTCACTGACAAGGTTATTGCAGCAAACAAGTCCCATGGGCTATTTCCTCTCAATGCCATCATCAGACCGACAACATTTTTTACAAATCCTACAGGTTGATAGTTAAATCATGACGCCAATGCCATTGCTCAAATGTGGAATCCTATTATATTACAAAATTGCAAATCTACTTTTCTATTCACATaactaaacacaaaaaggaTCTCAGATATGTGAAAGCTTGAGTGTTTTGACTTatgctgtgtgaatgtggatGGATTGACAGTCTTGATGCAGCCGAATAGAGCTTTCCCAGGATTAATCAGGGCTACAGGAAGAAAAATCTCCCTGGGCTGAGATGAACTAATCCGCCAACAGAACCTTATCTGCCAGTCTGGAACGAGAGGAGACAGGGAAGAGAGCGTGCATATGTATATGCACATTTGGCACAGCCTGTCTTTAAAGCAGACTTAGAATTagtgtgagaagaaaaagaggactCAAAAAGGTCTTTCACCTCGTCACAAACGCAGACACTAGTGACACTAATTCCACTCTGATGAAAGTAATTCTTAACCCATTTATCTTGAACTCAAAAGGCAACCTTGCTAATCAGTTTATTATTTAATACAGTACCTGGGAGCCTCGATTCTGCGCCTTGACTCTATTCATGTGAAAACAATACTGTCTACCGCCATGCCAGTAGCCCTAGGCTGGCCCTCAGCTTAATGCTAATATGGCCTGACAATGCTGAGGAGCTGATGTTTAGCAGATATGTTCATATTTCTCACattccttttaaaaaaaaaaaaaaaaaaaagtcatcataATGGCCTAGTGTGAGAGGGAAAGTGATGGGGAGATTTGTCCTCTGTTCAAGGAAGCAATATTTCAGGTGGCCATTAGCAAGCCTCTGCCTGTTGCGTCAAAGTATGGGTTTAGAATTTATgattttccttctctctccctccagcgTGGGCAGACTGCGCTCTCTGTCGCCATGCAAGGATCCCACACTGATACCGCCGCTCTGCTGCAGGCCCATGCTAAAGCTCGAGCGCTGCAGTAATGGAAAACCAGAGAAGAATCTGCAGACTTGCAATCCTCTCAGATGTGCCCCTTTCCATCTGAGGCATTTCCAGAAGCAGTTTAAGGTTGTTATTGCTCTGTGCTTGGATCGAGCTGTTTGTTTCATGATATTGTTTCTGGACTCCTTCACAAACATCAGCTTGAGATTACGCGATTATAACGAGAGCCCACATCATCACCCGGTGAACGGCTGGTGAAGTCAGTGTGCAGTCTGTTGTCTTAAATGTTCGTGCTCAACGTTGGATCTAATCTTTGCACACCCAAATAGTTGCTTCACTCTGCAAACTAtgcaatgaaaaaatatatttattatatttgttgaTTGTATTGGCCACTATCTGCAATTCTTGCAGCTGatcagtactttttaaaatatcatgTAAAAAATATCAACACCTGCAAAGTACTTCTCTGATGCTGCATGCTGCACATTTAAAAGAAACCCAACCTGTTCACCTTCCGCACTAGCAATTTGTATTATGATTTTGTATGATGCAACACTGTTTgtttataataaaaatgattgaaaGCTGATaatattgtgttgtgttaaccAAGCACACGTCATGAATGAACACTGTGGTTGAGCTGTCAGGCTGCACTGATATCCCCTGTGATCACTGCTATCACTGTACTAACAATCCTGACCAGCAGGTGGCACAGCTCGTCCGTCCCAGCGTCACATCCGGGAGTCAtatcaaatacacaaaacacagagaaagcaaCAATATACATAAATCTGGATTTCTAAAATGAGCATATCCAAAGGATTAGATCTAATCCTTTTCAAGTGCAACCAGACAATTATAAACATGACACCCACCGAAAAGCACTAATGCCACTGTGAGCGGGGACACAATGAGGTTCACCTGCGATCCAACTGTATGGCAGCTGGAATGACCCAGCCAAGCGTGAAAACAGATGTGTTGTGAGGGGGGCCTTTGTTACCTCAGCCCACTGGGGAACAGTAACGGGCAGTGCTTCAGTttacttcagtttttatttgtgagaTAGGACAAAAGGACTGAGTGCAGATTGTGACAGGAGGCTGGATTTCTGTGTGACAGAGCAAAGCCACCTCATTTCCCTTGAGGATTTTTTCCAGCCTGGGTGACTGACTGCCGTGCTTCTGTAATGACCCTGAGCAAATATATATCCTGcgaaagaaaaggaaagaggtgGATAGATGGAGATGGCACCGGCTTCTCCATCAGTCAAGTGTCACAGCTAAATGGCACAGTGCTAATAAAGAAGCTTATTCAAATCTGTGCTGCTATATCAAACAACCACTGTGGCCTGGGTTTATAGACGGACTATGggattaaaacatttcaacagtgTGTATTCATGTCTGCACAGCCCATGAGCCTgccacacatacagtatataggTGAAAATACACCATCCCCCACCCTAACAGGCTGGAACACCACATCTAATGCCTTTGTAGACCAGTGAATATCTGTGACGCCTCTTTTGTCTGCTGCAGATACTGTTggacaaatacaaaataaataacgAAAAATAAGGCTGCACagcggcacagtggttagtgctgccaCATCACAATaggaaggtcacaggttcggttcccagcccggggcctttctgtgcagagtttgcatgctctccccgtgtctgcgtgggtttcctcctatcatccaaagacatcatgtttgggtcaactggtcagagtgtgagtggttgttggtctctgtctgtctctgtgtgttggactggtgacctgtccagggtgaccccgccctcaccaagtgtgagctgggatcggctccagcagcccccacgaccaggaaacggataagcggtagaagacgaatgaatgaatacaaaatacattATTTCCAAATGCAGCATGGCACAACAGAGAGACTGAGGCATTTGCCCTAATTTAGTTTAGCAATGATAACAGATTGGATTTATCTGCTACTGTTTTCCGTCTGCAGATGGATCGCACATCTCAGTCAGCACGGGTTACTAACAGAGAAGCATCCTCTGCTCTGGCTTAATGCGTGGCTTTGTACAATTAGAATGATGAAATAGTTCTCTCTCTCcttgaaaatgtgaattcaatagcaataaaacacacacacagacaaacacaatataCCTTATAATGAGACATGTTTGCGTTCCCACTTGTTTTCAGGTTTCCTAAAGATAAAAGATAATGGTGTTACTTATATTGCTTGGAAAATAATGCAGAGAGATGAGTGTTCATTGGGAGGCCTCTTTTGGGGGACCTGATGAATTTAAGTCAGATATACACACAGGCAcctttattgtgtttgtgacCTTGACAG
It contains:
- the LOC115057765 gene encoding KN motif and ankyrin repeat domain-containing protein 4-like, yielding MMDGQNGSVTVRKTSQNGIKGKPPYSVETPYGFRLDLDFLKYVDDIEKGNTIKRVPIQRRSKGPRASTLPRHLNPSGFGYRPSLWGSTGALGPRSRLSDAHHHGYTSSAYDQRSSLSSTGLKSLAEMEARIKEFDEQPLGEHIRPHLLRASSLPLTVLLRQGSESTDEHGSPRTSRDHLGGRNTSCEDVFYSSDSPRPQDGSGLLRRLTEALERVGELEMEVRVIPELRAQICILQEERERLRLGLNPNVHSTLMNGTNKLQTLSSYGTEDIKRPRHESHVIFPENQNVSRDDSNQKHEWRTSTDLDELLTVTSLQAKVAVLEQKLHETGLELQKALGLLREQQEEGRSKDEKMERLIRNPGVWVRAERVVVDQDGDQTAVRAMEPASIKGASLTNPDSFGGARTGTSNGQRGRQLHPVAESMSTESPPVSPAEPGEASAEDTAVAIHHIKKLKRLLDQQWECLCADRESTEEGEPLKHPDPKVNSLQQEMMGLVNILASCYTQQGRSDGERLQQGATKSIKKTDGCTRTSKKLYGSNEGSGNLQGQDDVNQRACGNFEQRESSTSPAEMAAAQVDLDPKKRQMEGVWRTSPDRQMTSGGTGSGTDGGVVPVEADTPEKMSKTKPKLPGEQMERCSGSEATTGGRETVSADFMAACQFLSDHMDNMDNPNDDVRKALVVLFHHWFSTAAEETSMASRVAVYLREVKKVTPSLLAFLVNLADDNGNTVLHYSVSHCNYSIVSLLLDTGVGDVNLQNNAGYTPVMLASLTAPDGPGGMEVVRKIMELGNINIRSRQTGQTALHLAVRHGRVVMVRLLLSCGVDANVQDSEGTTALMFASERGHTHIARLLLERSQCDLTVTDKRGQTALSVAMQGSHTDTAALLQAHAKARALQ